Proteins found in one Parasteatoda tepidariorum isolate YZ-2023 chromosome 7, CAS_Ptep_4.0, whole genome shotgun sequence genomic segment:
- the LOC107449099 gene encoding estradiol 17-beta-dehydrogenase 2, whose amino-acid sequence MSAELRQCCNRGIGHATAIHLDSLDYHVFSSCLFPTGPGVEELKNKCSCRLQVLGMNITKDESVQEALEFIKENLGTSQLWAVVNNAGILKGFSIEITPMQDFQDNIEVNLYGHIRITKAFLPLLRQSNGRLVNFTSLIGRMVLCHCAVEWYCAKFGAVGFTQCLRQEMNVWGVSVISIEPEIYKYGWNGADWGRLVFSHESRFQLCSDDHRRRVSRRTG is encoded by the exons ATGTCAGCTGAGCTGAGACAAT GTTGTAATAGAGGAATCGGTCATGCCACAGCTATTCACCTCGATTCTCTGGATTATCACGTGTTTTCTAGTTGTCTATTTCCTACTGGACCAGGGGTTGaagaattaaagaataaatgttCCTGTCGTTTGCAAGTTTTAGGAATGAATATCACAAAAGATGAAAGTGTTCAAGAGGCGTTAGAATTCATCAAAGAGAACCTTGGAACATCTC agttaTGGGCAGTTGTCAACAATGCAGGCATTCTTAAAGGATTCTCCATTGAAATAACTCCTATGCAAGATTTTCAAGACAATATAGAAGTTAATCTTTATGGTCATATAAGAATCACCAAAGCATTTTTGCCTTTACTGCGACAATCAAACGGAAGACTAGTTAACTTCACGAGTCTTATTG GTAGAATGGTATTGTGCCATTGTGCCGTTGAATGGTATTGTGCCAAATTTGGTGCCGTAGGTTTCACACAGTGCTTGAGACAAGAAATGAATGTCTGGGGAGTTTCGGTTATATCTATTGAACCAGAGATTTATAA atatggttGGAATggtgccgactggggacgtttAGTCTTTAGccacgaatcccgcttccaactgtgttctgacgatcatcgaagacgtgtttcgAGACGCACAGGGTAG